From Musa acuminata AAA Group cultivar baxijiao chromosome BXJ3-8, Cavendish_Baxijiao_AAA, whole genome shotgun sequence, one genomic window encodes:
- the LOC135644145 gene encoding putative invertase inhibitor codes for MKASSFLSLLLLLCFSFQIISSAVVDDICGFVGDSYVDREFCLKTLSSDPRSKTADADGLAVISVEIAVAKAAEVKTRIEAQLKGAADGYEKDRAQAALQIFSNVVSTFEWSVKSLKSKFRSGPLSLLTVGQDVVVTIDQLVDMGKLGNDFQLLGSLAAAIVRHLH; via the coding sequence ATGAAGGCATCGTCGTTTctctcgctcctcctcctcctctgcttctCCTTCCAAATCATCTCGTCGGCTGTGGTGGATGATATTTGTGGCTTCGTCGGAGATTCCTACGTCGACAGGGAATTCTGCCTCAAGACTCTCTCGTCCGACCCCAGGAGCAAGACGGCCGACGCCGACGGCCTGGCCGTCATCTCAGTGGAAATCGCCGTCGCCAAGGCCGCGGAAGTCAAAACACGCATCGAGGCGCAGCTGAAGGGGGCGGCCGATGGTTACGAGAAGGACCGAGCCCAAGCCGCTCTGCAAATCTTCTCCAACGTCGTCTCCACCTTCGAGTGGTCGGTGAAGTCGTTGAAGTCCAAGTTCCGCTCCGGTCCCCTGTCGTTGCTGACCGTCGGCCAGGACGTTGTGGTCACTATTGATCAATTGGTCGATATGGGTAAACTGGGCAACGACTTCCAACTGCTTGGATCTCTTGCCGCCGCCATTGTCCGCCATCTGCATTAA